From the genome of Triticum aestivum cultivar Chinese Spring chromosome 3B, IWGSC CS RefSeq v2.1, whole genome shotgun sequence, one region includes:
- the LOC123065915 gene encoding elicitor-responsive protein 1 produces MARGLLEVHLVHAKGLSGTDFLGKIDPYVVVQFRSQERKSSTAGDAGRNPSWNEVFRFQINSSAANVQDKLVLRIMDHDNFSSDDFLGQATINVTDLISMGMESGTSRLNPAKYRVVTADNSYHGEIKIGITFTAAKVEEDGAQVGSWKIVFPCVLILLQRLQYILEREGERTRESRHAGPTGRRRSIILGSDYVQYITTQVQCTLVNTPLSRNTIRKGV; encoded by the exons ATGGCGCGCGGCCTTCTGGAGGTGCATCTGGTCCACGCCAAGGGCCTTTCCGGCACCGATTTCCTTG GGAAGATAGACCCGTATGTGGTGGTGCAGTTCCGGAGCCAGGAGCGCAAGAGCAGCACCGCCGGAG ATGCGGGGAGGAACCCGAGCTGGAACGAGGTCTTCAGGTTCCAGATCAACTCCTCCGCGGCCAACGTGCAGGATAAGCTTGTCCTCCGGATCATGGACCACGACAACTTCTCCAGCGACGATTTCCTCGGCCAAGCAAC GATCAATGTGACTGACCTCATCAGCATGGGCATGGAGAGCGGCACGTCGCGGCTGAACCCGGCCAAGTACAGGGTGGTCACCGCCGACAACTCGTACCACGGCGAGATCAAGATCGGCATCACCTTCACCGCCGCAAAG GTTGAAGAAGACGGAGCACAGGTTGGGAGTtggaagattgtatttccttgtgtGTTGATTCTGTTACAGAGATTACAATATATcctcgagagagagggagagaggacccGGGAGAGTAGGCACGCAGGCCCAACGGGTCGGAGGAGATCCATAATTCTAGGATCAGACTACGTACAGTATATTACAACACAAGTACAATGTACACTTGTCAATACCCCCCTCAGCCGGAACACCATTAGGAAGGGTGTTTAG